A region of Nitrosomonas stercoris DNA encodes the following proteins:
- a CDS encoding IS5 family transposase ISStma16, whose translation MKNTDTADQKGYDAGKKVSGIKRHIAVDTLGLPHAIAVTTAEVTDRNGALQALKRCRSSLGQVQGLLCDGGYTGAPFAESVQEILGKPVTVQIAKRSKLHTFKVMPRRWIVEHSFAWLEKCRRLWKNCERKLDTSLQLIHLAFLALLLRRS comes from the coding sequence GTGAAGAATACAGACACGGCTGACCAGAAAGGCTATGACGCCGGCAAGAAGGTGTCGGGCATCAAGCGCCATATCGCTGTTGATACCTTGGGGTTGCCGCACGCCATTGCAGTGACGACAGCGGAAGTGACTGACCGTAACGGTGCATTGCAGGCCTTGAAGCGTTGCAGATCGAGTTTGGGGCAAGTACAAGGTTTGCTGTGTGACGGTGGCTATACTGGAGCACCATTTGCCGAAAGTGTGCAAGAAATTCTGGGCAAACCTGTCACCGTGCAGATCGCCAAACGCAGCAAACTGCATACCTTCAAGGTTATGCCCAGGCGCTGGATAGTGGAACATAGTTTCGCCTGGCTGGAAAAGTGCCGAAGATTATGGAAAAACTGCGAACGTAAACTTGATACCAGCTTGCAGCTCATTCATTTGGCTTTCTTGGCACTATTACTCAGAAGATCGTAA
- a CDS encoding IS3 family transposase ISNieu2 yields METRKQYTKEFKLDAISLVLDQDHTPSEVSRSLGINASMLRRWIREYQADNTGQAFRGNGKLTPEQEEIRKLKIQIKQLEMEKRI; encoded by the coding sequence ATGGAAACGAGAAAGCAGTACACAAAAGAGTTCAAACTAGATGCCATCAGTCTGGTATTGGATCAGGACCACACTCCATCGGAAGTATCCCGAAGTCTGGGAATCAATGCCAGTATGCTCAGGAGGTGGATCAGAGAATATCAGGCAGATAATACGGGTCAGGCATTCCGTGGCAATGGGAAGCTAACACCGGAGCAGGAGGAAATTAGAAAGCTCAAGATCCAGATAAAGCAGCTGGAAATGGAGAAACGTATCTAA
- a CDS encoding nucleoid occlusion factor SlmA produces MNQRPKHLPAEERRAATVEAVVDLAGEQNPSDITTTAIAQRMGLTQGALFRHFPNKDAILQAVMSWVSERLLARVDKAANSAASPIEALEAVFMTHIGFVSEHPGVPRMLFGELQRAEETLPKRMVQTLTQRYGERLCRLLEAGKAQGELDPDLDVKAAALLFIGTIQGLVMQSLMADDVARIRHDAPNVFAIYRRGISRMENTK; encoded by the coding sequence ATGAATCAACGTCCCAAGCACCTTCCTGCCGAAGAGCGGCGTGCAGCAACGGTCGAGGCGGTGGTTGATCTGGCCGGCGAACAGAACCCCAGTGATATCACCACCACGGCAATTGCACAGCGTATGGGCCTGACTCAAGGTGCGCTATTTCGGCATTTTCCAAACAAAGATGCCATTCTTCAGGCGGTCATGTCCTGGGTTTCGGAACGCTTGTTGGCGCGCGTGGACAAAGCTGCAAACAGTGCTGCATCGCCAATCGAAGCCCTGGAAGCCGTTTTCATGACACACATCGGTTTCGTATCCGAACACCCAGGGGTGCCTCGAATGCTTTTTGGAGAGCTGCAACGCGCGGAAGAAACGCTGCCCAAACGGATGGTGCAAACGCTAACCCAACGCTATGGAGAGCGCCTATGCCGTCTACTCGAAGCCGGCAAGGCGCAAGGTGAATTGGATCCTGACTTGGACGTCAAAGCAGCCGCCCTTCTGTTCATTGGCACCATTCAGGGATTGGTGATGCAGTCGTTGATGGCTGACGATGTCGCACGCATCCGCCATGATGCGCCCAATGTGTTCGCGATCTATCGTCGTGGCATCAGCCGCATGGAAAACACCAAATGA
- a CDS encoding hypothetical protein (UPF0194 membrane protein YbhG) has product MKKAGKLSVAALAIVAITLGGGYIWIQRTDTDESQLRLYGNVDIREVQLAFRQPGRIAEMTFDEGDTVLAGTRMAVLDDQPYRDALASADASVQVAQAELTKLRSGLRPQEITQAQEALKQARAVAVNTERDYQRQSSLVASGASSRRTVDAARAARDQAAAAVASAEAALSLAMEGFRQEDIAAAQAHLAATQATRAQTATALTDTELLAPSNGTVIARVREPGSMVASQSTVYSLSLDQPVYVRAYVAEPDLGRIAPGTRVRVTSDSSDKVYHGQIGFISPRAEFTPKTVETTDLRTDLVYRLRIVIDEADSDKGLRQGMPVTIDVDTHADSSIPNRSN; this is encoded by the coding sequence ATGAAGAAGGCCGGAAAGCTTTCCGTTGCAGCGCTCGCCATCGTAGCCATCACACTTGGCGGAGGTTATATATGGATACAGCGCACCGATACAGACGAAAGCCAGCTACGTTTATATGGCAACGTCGATATCCGAGAAGTGCAACTGGCTTTTCGCCAACCAGGACGCATTGCTGAAATGACATTCGACGAAGGCGACACGGTCCTCGCCGGAACTCGTATGGCGGTTCTCGACGACCAACCTTATCGTGATGCATTGGCGTCGGCTGATGCCTCAGTGCAGGTGGCGCAGGCGGAGCTGACCAAATTGCGCAGTGGCTTGCGGCCCCAGGAAATCACTCAGGCACAGGAAGCACTCAAGCAGGCACGAGCCGTCGCCGTTAACACAGAGCGCGACTACCAGCGTCAAAGCAGCTTAGTGGCTTCCGGGGCCAGTAGCCGGCGTACCGTCGATGCCGCGCGAGCAGCACGTGACCAAGCCGCTGCTGCAGTAGCGTCTGCCGAGGCCGCCCTGTCGCTCGCCATGGAAGGTTTCCGTCAAGAAGACATCGCCGCCGCCCAGGCCCACTTGGCAGCCACACAAGCAACTCGTGCCCAGACCGCCACGGCTCTGACCGATACCGAACTGCTGGCACCCAGCAACGGCACTGTGATTGCACGGGTTCGTGAGCCGGGCAGCATGGTGGCAAGCCAAAGCACCGTCTACAGCCTGAGTCTGGATCAACCTGTATATGTCCGAGCCTACGTCGCGGAACCAGACCTTGGGCGCATCGCGCCCGGTACCAGGGTGAGGGTCACAAGCGACTCATCCGATAAGGTTTATCACGGCCAAATCGGTTTTATATCACCACGCGCGGAGTTCACCCCCAAGACCGTGGAAACCACGGACTTGCGCACCGATCTGGTGTACCGCCTGCGTATTGTCATTGATGAAGCCGACAGCGACAAAGGCTTGCGCCAAGGCATGCCCGTGACGATAGACGTTGACACCCATGCCGATTCCAGCATCCCAAACAGATCAAATTGA